TGGTGTATTTTACTGCTTAAATAAATAAAACAGAAGGGAGATACTTCCTCCGCCCCAAATTGCAAGTCATTTTAACTTTTTTATTTAGGTACGTACATAGTAAAACAGAATGTATTATATAGGTCAGGTGCATAGCAAAAGCTATGAATCtacaaaaaacaaaacgatttataTATAATTTTAAAAAAAGGAGTAGCatatatatattgtttatttattaTAGGGAAGGATGCATGCATGTGTAGCACCCGAACCTTTACATGCATAGCATAGACATGGAGTACACAAGTGAATAGCTAGGTACCGTGCAATTATTCATTACATATATATAGTATAAGTAGAGATGCACGGAGTCACACACAGATGATGGAGGTGCAGGGCGGCTGGGTCATCAGATGATAGGGTAAAGCGGGTACTTGGCAATGCCGCACAAGCCCAAGGGCGGCGAGTCCCTAAGGAAATAGACGAAGCCTTTGTCACCCCACTGGTCAGTCCACGAGTTCTTACCGATCCAGTACTTGGTCCCGTCAGGCTTGGTCCCGTACCCGACGAGGGCCAGCGCGTGGTTCTGCGTTGTCCCGCACGCCCCTTTGGTGTAGACGCCGGACCTGGAGCAACCGGCGTTGTACACGCCGCGGATGTAGTGCTGGAAGCAGGGGTCACTGTAGTCGAAGGATGCGGCGACGGGCTGCTGCGCCACGGCCTCCATGAGCACCGTCTCGTTGCCAGACGGTGTAACCTTCTTGTAGCCTCTGATCCTCACCGCGACCGGCTTGGCCCTTTGGCACGTGCCCACCTTGCCGGTGTAGGGGTAGACCGCCTCCGTGGTGATGCCACCGTTCTGGATCACCCAATCGAAGGCCTTGTCCATCCAACTGTTGCCGCAGCCGTTAATCCGACAGTCCACCAGCTGCTGCTCCGACAGCACCGGTGGCGATCCGCCGGTGCTGATCGCATGTGCGCTCTCCATCGTCGCCACCGACGTGAACGCCCAGCAAGACGCTGCACGCGCGGACACGTACGTACGTTAGATGACCACTCACTTACCTAATTGCATCAATATATGTAATGGAGTAGACGACGTACGACAACTCGCATCGCATGCATGATTTATTTTGGATGGATGTTACTTACAACAGGAATCCCCTTGATACTTGGCTGCTGTGACGACGCCTTTCTCCCTCCAATCCACGCTCGGAGGCACCACCGCCGTCAGgttgaggttggtacgacgaggtgGCTCTTCGACGGCGGCGGTGCCCTCGTGGACGGGGCCAGCGCGAGTTGTGATCACCGTCGTCTCCTCCGACTCCCATGACGACTCGTTGCTGCCAGAATTGCTGCTGAACATGGCCATGAACTCATCGTGGGTGAGGTCGGTGAACGGGGTCTCGCCGAGGCTGTAGGTCATCCGGCTGTCCCGGTTCGCCGCCTCGATGAACTCCATGTTGCTCCGGTACACCTCGAAACGGCGCAGCTTCTCCTCCACGGTGGCGTACGACCGGCCGTGCGCCGCCATCCACCCATGGAACCTCCCCAGCATCAGCAGTGCCTCACCATCCAAGCCATGGTCGAGGGTACCTGAAGCTGATGAAGCCATGGAGGGGATGAAGAATGCGGCTGCCACCAGTAGCGGCAGCAGAGCCAGAGCCATGGATGAGGACGAAGAGCGCATGAAAGCCATGTCCGATATGGATGATGTTTAGCTATCTTTGGGTATAGCCATTTATAGAGGCCCGGCGATCGATAGATCTCACTACTGATTCACGTCCTCCCCTTGCAATTGGTGTGCTGTCTTTTTCCATAGACTTGAAAGCCATGTCCGATACGGATGATGTTTAGCTACCTTTGGATACAGCCATTTATAGAGGCCCGGCAACAGATCTCACTACTGATTGACGTCCTCCTCTTGCAATTGGTGTGCTGTCTTTTTCCATAGACTTCTAGAGTGAGCCTCATATCACATGCTGGCAAATAAACCACCGAAAACACTATATCTTCTTTTAGGCATAATTCATGTATAACAGGATTTGAAGGACCTTGGTGGGTACGTACAGTGGCATCTTTCACACCTTCACTACCACACCAGCCATTTATAAGTGCTTATTTCCCTCCAAGTTCTTATAGTTTAAACCAAATGAAAGAAGAGcatatacaacctcatgaagagccGGCGTCAAGTGCACTTAATTTTTTGAGATCAACAATATTAAAATATGAGATTGGCAATTATGATATATACAACAAGTACACAATAATAAGATCTTTTTTTCTTTGGGGTACTCCTTTGTCTCACAACAATATCAGACTTGCTGGTTTATCTTCTTCTACTATTTTTAAATGGGAAAGCAATACCTTATTCAAGCATTTTCTTCTCCCCTACACC
This portion of the Triticum dicoccoides isolate Atlit2015 ecotype Zavitan chromosome 7A, WEW_v2.0, whole genome shotgun sequence genome encodes:
- the LOC119330804 gene encoding ervatamin-B-like, which gives rise to MAFMRSSSSSMALALLPLLVAAAFFIPSMASSASGTLDHGLDGEALLMLGRFHGWMAAHGRSYATVEEKLRRFEVYRSNMEFIEAANRDSRMTYSLGETPFTDLTHDEFMAMFSSNSGSNESSWESEETTVITTRAGPVHEGTAAVEEPPRRTNLNLTAVVPPSVDWREKGVVTAAKYQGDSCSSCWAFTSVATMESAHAISTGGSPPVLSEQQLVDCRINGCGNSWMDKAFDWVIQNGGITTEAVYPYTGKVGTCQRAKPVAVRIRGYKKVTPSGNETVLMEAVAQQPVAASFDYSDPCFQHYIRGVYNAGCSRSGVYTKGACGTTQNHALALVGYGTKPDGTKYWIGKNSWTDQWGDKGFVYFLRDSPPLGLCGIAKYPLYPII